The nucleotide sequence AAAAATGTCCACAAGGCAGTTATGATCGGAACTCGAAAAAGACTAAGGCCAGTGCTACTGACCGCCTCTGCTGCGGCATTGGGATTCTTGCCCATGGCCATTTCCCAATCTGCCGGGGCAGAAGTGCAAAGGCCACTGGCTACCGTGGTGGTTGGTGGCTTGGTTTCAGCCACATTGTTGACACTCTTGGTGGTTCCTGTTCTTTATACTTTGTTTACAGAAAACAATAGACCACTCAAGCTTTCTACAAAAAAAATGGTGAAAATGCTATTGATTGTCGGAGTGGTGATGGGGATATTCCCTACCTCCTTTGCTCAAGAAACTGCCATTAGCCTGGATGAGGCCATTGACCTTTCCATAAGCAATAACAGTGAACTGAAAGCTGCCAGGTATGAGCTGGAAGCACAGGAACAGTTGAAAGGCGCCGCTTGGGATTTGGACAAACCAGTGCTGTATTATCAATTTGATGAAAACAATATTGCAGAAAATGGCCATCCCCTTAAAGTATGGGGAGTGGATCAAAGCCTCAAGTTTCCGACAGTTTATGGCGCACAATCCAAATGGAGAAAAAGCCGGTATTATCTACAGGAAAAAAGCTACCAACTTGATGAGTACAGGGTGAAGCAGGAGATTTCAAAAGCCTATTATACGGCAGTCTATTATAAGCAATTAATACGTAATTATAATTATTTGGATAGTCTCTATGCCCAATTCGAACAAGCCGCGCAAAGTCGCTTTGAATATGGAGAGTCCAATATGTTGGAAAAGTTGACAGCAGAAAGTAAGTCCAGGGAAATCACTGTCTTGATGGAGCAGAGCAAAGACAATTTTCGCCAGGCCTTGATTGTGCTTAATAGCTGGATTCAAGGAGATGAATATTTTACCGTATCAATGGACAGTTTGAGCATGTTGCAAAGTCCTGAGACTTATACTAACCATCCAGGTTTGGAATTCCATCAGCAATTGGTTTTATCCAAGGAAAATGAATTTAAGCTTGAAAAACAAAAGCTTCTACCTGACTTACAATTCTCCCTTTTTCAGGGAAGTAATCAGTATAAGGAATCAAAAGTATATAAAGGTTTTCAGGCGGGAATAGCTGTACCACTTTGGTTTGGTGCCCAAAGAGCCGAAATTAAAGCGGCCAAAACAGCAATGCTGGCAGCAACCGAGCAACAAGAAAATTATGAGATCCAACTGGAAGCCAAGTACCAAGGTTTGGAACAGGAAATTTCTAAATTCAAAAAAGCCATCAATTATTACCAAGAGGAAGGCAGGAGCTTATCACTTGGGCTGATCAAAAATGCACAACTTGCCTATAGCAATGGAGAAATTAATTTTTTGCAGTATATCCAGTTGCTGGAAAATGCAAGAAATATTGAGATCAATTATTTGGAAAACCTATGGCAGTATAATTTGGTATTGCTGGAAGCCAATTACTTATTATAAATAGATTATGAGAAAAATTTCAAGATATATTGTTGCTGGGATTTGCCTATTAACGGGGGCTTTTTTAATGGCAGCTTGCGGCAATGCCGATAAAGTAGGGCTAGAAGAAGAAGGAGCGGAATTAGGATTGCAATCCAATGAATTATTATTGACAGAAGCACAGCTGAAGGCCAATGATTTTGAGATTTCAGGATTCGTTGAGAAACCGTTTTATCAAACCGTGAAGGCCAATGGAATGTTGGATGTTCCACCAGAAAATAAGGTAGTTGTCAGTGCTTATTTTGGTGGCTTTGTGAAGGAACTGAAACTCTTGCCCGGCCAAAAAGTACAGAAAGGTCAAGTGTTGTTTAGTCTCGAAAATCCTGAATTTATTGCTTTACAGCAAGAGTACCTGGAAACAAAAAGTCAAATAGCTTATTTAAAGGCTGATTTTGAGCGCCAAATAGAGCTGGTAAAAACAAAGGTGAGCTCCGAAAAGAAATACCTTAAAGCAGAAGCAGACTATTTGCTGATGAAATCCCGATATGAGGCATTGGCTAAGCGCATGGCACTTATGGGGCTAAATGCAGAGCAGTTAGAGGGAAGCAGTATTACTTCCACGATCAATATAAAAGCTCCCATTTCAGGATATATCACTTCCATTTCAACAGAGAAAGGAAAATACTTGAATTCGTCTGATGTGGCATTGACCATCATTGATAATGATCATCTCCATTTAGAATTAAATGTGTTTGAAAAGGATGCTTGGAAGATCAAGGAAGGACAGGCAGTTGGATTCTCATTACAGGACAATCCTGGTCAGCTATATACCGGTAAGGTGCATTTAGTGGGTAAGGCGGTATCCGAAGAGGACCGGAGCATAGCGGTGCATGTACACCTTGATGATGAGGAAGCTTATCGGAATTTTGTTCCAGGTATGTATGCAGAAGCCAAGGTCCAAATAGATGCTATTGATGAAAAAGCCTTGCCGGAAACAGCTATTGTTCAAAAGGGGGAGAAGTATTTTGTGCTGCTTCAAATGGCCGAATCCAATGGGGAAACTAAGTTCATGGAGAAATTGGTGATTCCTGGACAAAAAGAAGCTGGCTATATAGCAGTGAAAAATGCGGGGGATTTTAAGGAAGGCTCCGTGTTTTTGACAAAGGGGGCCTTTAATTTGATTAAAGAATAGGATTTAAGGTAAATCAACTGAAAAATATCAGCGGAGGGACTGTAAAAAATTAGAAACGAATTATATAGGTCGTTTATTAGGCTGTTGATTGTTGGTTTTGTGTTCTAACAGTCAGTTTTACAGTGTTTTATTGCTGTGGTTGAGAGCACACGTTAATGGTGGTTATTAACTTATGGTGAGCTTTCTTTTAAGGATGAATAAATGAACTAATTACTTAAATAGAATTAAAAACAAGAAAAACGAGTAAATATTACTGAGTTTTTATCAAATTTACTGGATTTGTCTTTAGGCTAAGTTTAAGAAAGACATAATTAATTACTTGGTGCATTCGCAATGTTGCACGTAACCAAACATTGTAAAGTTCTTATTGTTTCTGATCTTCTCTTAAGGTACGGGGTTGTTTTATATGAACACTTAGCTTTTTTTCCGAAAACTTTGGGGAGAGCTATTGGAGAAAGGAACAAACTTTACCTGAGAGAAGTAAGAGCTTAGCTTTTAGAGGCTTCCGACTAAGGAAATAATATATCTAATTAATCCCAATTCGTTTCTCCAGAGTTACAGGTAGCATTTATAAGCTTCAATATTTGTAAAACCAGTTGATAAAAACACGATGAATAAAAAAAGGTTAATTTCTAGCAGGTTTTCTGTTTTCATAGGATTTACAGGGCTATTTCTGCTACTCTCATTTGTATTAAGAGTGCTTTTGTTTTTATGGGCAGGGAATGAAGTGGATTCATCCATTATCGCTGTCATAAAAACTATTTTAATAGGGATGTTTTATGATTTTGGAACTGTTTCATTTTTCCTGATAGTTTATGCCTTTTACCTGATCTCGCTTCCCGAGAAGCTTATTGGTAGTTTGTTGGATAAGATATTGACCTATATAGGGCTAATAGTGAACCTATTAATAATTTACTTTTCATTCTTTGCGGAATTGACCTTTTGGGAAGAGTTTCAGACCAGATTTAACTTCATTGCGGTAGATTATCTTATTTATACTTATGAGGTGATTGATAATATAAATGAATCTTATCCTATACCTTTATTAATAAGTGGAATATTGGTTTTGGTAGGTTTAACAGTATTTTGTTTCAGTAAAATACAATTGTTTAGAGCGACTTTTAGTGAAAAGACAACTATTGCTAATCGGGGGATAATGGCCGTCATAGTATTAGTATCATTTTTTCTTTTTTCCTTTTTTGTTGATAATCAGGATGCCGAATGGTCCTCAAACCGCTACAATAACGAGATCAGCAAGGCAGGGATATATTCTTTTTTTGCGGCTTTCAGAAACAATGAAATGGAATATGATGCTTTTTATGCTTCTAAAACCCTTGAATCGGCCAATGATATTGTCAGGAAAAAATTGGCTCAATCAAAAGTTGAGTTTTTAGCAGATAATGGAGTGTTTAGAAAAGTCATCAATGATACTGAGAAAGAGATCCGACCCAATATCATCCTCATATGTGTGGAGAGTTTAAGCGCGAGCTTTATGAAGACTTTTGGGAATAATGAGGGACTGACGCCTCATTTGGATAGTTTGGCTGGGAGAAGTATATTTTTCAACAACCTTTTTGCTACCGGAACAAGGACAGTGCGTGGAATGGAAGCCATAAGCCTGTCTATTCCTCCTACACCTGGGAGGAGTATTGTTAAAAGACCAAAAAATGCAGGTTTGTTTACCATTA is from Echinicola marina and encodes:
- a CDS encoding LTA synthase family protein, whose translation is MNKKRLISSRFSVFIGFTGLFLLLSFVLRVLLFLWAGNEVDSSIIAVIKTILIGMFYDFGTVSFFLIVYAFYLISLPEKLIGSLLDKILTYIGLIVNLLIIYFSFFAELTFWEEFQTRFNFIAVDYLIYTYEVIDNINESYPIPLLISGILVLVGLTVFCFSKIQLFRATFSEKTTIANRGIMAVIVLVSFFLFSFFVDNQDAEWSSNRYNNEISKAGIYSFFAAFRNNEMEYDAFYASKTLESANDIVRKKLAQSKVEFLADNGVFRKVINDTEKEIRPNIILICVESLSASFMKTFGNNEGLTPHLDSLAGRSIFFNNLFATGTRTVRGMEAISLSIPPTPGRSIVKRPKNAGLFTINEVFKEKGYESYFYYGGDGYFDNMNAFFSGNGFNIIDRGRGYIPEYEIKTSRELISDEEVNFENAWGISDEDLFKQVIEHADQRKSSDKPFFNFVMTTSNHRPYTFPEGRIDLPQGSRSAAVKYTDFAIHDFIQKASKKPWFKNTVFIVMADHCASSAGKWELNIENYRIPALVYNLPGYEPMKIDKLCSQIDVFPTVFGMMGWEYNSNLFGLNVLELKPEEERAFIGNYRKLGLLKRDKLLVLDDQRKSNFYQWDDQTFKLEKLPVDIDYLDETIAYYQLASYLYKHDGLKVNQ
- a CDS encoding efflux RND transporter periplasmic adaptor subunit translates to MRKISRYIVAGICLLTGAFLMAACGNADKVGLEEEGAELGLQSNELLLTEAQLKANDFEISGFVEKPFYQTVKANGMLDVPPENKVVVSAYFGGFVKELKLLPGQKVQKGQVLFSLENPEFIALQQEYLETKSQIAYLKADFERQIELVKTKVSSEKKYLKAEADYLLMKSRYEALAKRMALMGLNAEQLEGSSITSTINIKAPISGYITSISTEKGKYLNSSDVALTIIDNDHLHLELNVFEKDAWKIKEGQAVGFSLQDNPGQLYTGKVHLVGKAVSEEDRSIAVHVHLDDEEAYRNFVPGMYAEAKVQIDAIDEKALPETAIVQKGEKYFVLLQMAESNGETKFMEKLVIPGQKEAGYIAVKNAGDFKEGSVFLTKGAFNLIKE